Part of the Juglans regia cultivar Chandler chromosome 14, Walnut 2.0, whole genome shotgun sequence genome, CATTAATAAGAACAGAAACACTTACTGATCTCACACAGAACATAATCATTTGTATCCACTTATCCTGCCCCAACAAGACATGGAAGGACCCTCCTTGTTCAACTCTTGCACCACAAGAAGGGCATCACTTTCTATTTGCAAGTCTGTAATTCCCATAGGCATACATAATTGCAACCCTCTTAGAATAGCAAGCAATTCTATTTCAAAAGAATCAGTAACCATATGTTCTGGTTTACTGTAACTTGGCCCTTCTCGTCACGCAGCACCATACCAACACCTGATCTACAAAGATCACTAAAAATGGCCCCATCAACATTGAGTTTGAAGACCCCCACTGGTGGTGCCACCCACCTGCAGAGTGTTTGCCCAACTGGATTGTTTGATACTGCAGTAGAAGCTTGCTCATCAAACATAGAAAGTGCATGTTCGATAACCTGCTGTGGTGATAATAGGTTGTTTGCATACAATTTCTGGTTCCTTCTATACCACATGGCCCAAGCTATaagaaaaagtttttccaaTTCCCCTGAGATCCTTCTTTTCATGACAGCATCGACCACTTGCATAAAATTCAGCCTTTTATTTGAGTCTTGTAGGATGGAGCCAGCTGTTTTAAATAATGGGGCAGTCAAATAGAGCATGATTTAagtcttcctctccctcttgGCACCAGTGACATTTTGCCTCCTCAAGAACACAACGAATTTTTAGATTCAGCAAAGTAGGTAGTCCGTTCTTGCACACCCTCCACGCAAAGATCTTCCCTCTATGAGGGATGTTAAGTTTCCAAATGCTCCTCCATACCTGTCTATGCTCCTCTGCAGAAGAACTTTAAGCTACCTGTCTATTATTACTCAAGGAGTGGAAAAacttataagtaattttaaCAGTAAACACACCATTCTTCTCATGCTCCCATACCAAACAATCTGAGTTAGGCTCAAGGTTAAGCATCAGGTTAAGCAAAACATTTGCCTCTCTCAGGTAGCAGTCTCACCATTTCTACATTCCACCATCGGGTATTCTCATCAATTAAAGTATCCACTGTTGAGTCCCTCATCTGTGAAGCTGAGACAGTTGCAGGGGCAGTCATTACTCTATGGTTTGGTAGCCAATAATCAGTCCATATCTTAATACCTTTTCCATCCCCAACCCTCCACCTGCACCCCTTTTAAAAAACATCCATGGTCTCCCAAATACCTCTCCAAACATAAGAGGGGGCAGAACTTGATTGAGAATCTTTAAGACTAGTGGGAGGAAAGTATCTAGCTTTAAAGATTTTGTGTAAATACTAACGGAGTAATGAAATACTAATGGAGAGTCATTGTTAATAGTGACCATTGAGATTAAAAAGGTAAAACATACAATCTGGCTTGCAAGATTTATCACCATGCTTGCCAAGTTAAGTTAGGTATTAAATATTGGGAGCAATCCCTTGTAGGTTTTAATGactattttacaatctgattttctaaattttaaaaaacttttcagGCTAGTTCTAGTCCCTAGTAAAATTTTGTCTTATAAGCGTATATTTCGGCAATCAAAACTCGTTGGAAAACTATTTCTGATGACAACACGCGGGGAACATTCATTTTGCAGCGAATTTTAGTCGTCGAAAATACTATTTCCCGCAAGAAAAATAGCCGAAAATTGTAATTTCTGGCGGTTGTTAACCATGGTTGGCACTCTGTTTTGCAAGAAATATCAATAGTACTATTTGCGCGGGCAAAAATCGCAAATAAGCTCATTTTCGACGATTTTCCTACTTAATTTGATCGCTACTTTTTGTGGCCGCAAAAAGCGGTTATTTTTGTATTATCCTGACTGAAAATCTCAACATTCCCTATATTTTTtcccaatttttaaaaatcttttactttctaagtaaaaaaaagaaaacaattccTAAAAGCCGAAAAGGTGGGCAAATTTGTAAAAGGCACAACGTACGTAGTACGGAGGTGGAACGCAcgtataaatgttaaaattaagaaaaattctacttataaatctcatattttatacactacttaaaaatatatgatattcttcatataattcaatataaaatatgataaaaatataaaattatatatttttaaataatatataaaattaatgtaaaaCTTTTACGTAGCACAACTCTAAAATTAATGTATCCGATATATTCCTGATTGTATTAGGAACTCTTAAACTTAATATCTATCCGATATATTCCTGACTGTATTAGGAACTCTTAAAATTAAactcttaaaattatttaattgtttgttGAAGTCCTCTCGTTTAAGGAGACTTTTGCGCTGCTAATCCTAATCCTACTATGATTGTCCAAGTCGTCTCCTTATGCAAGAATTACTATAAATATAGCATAAGCCAGAAGGGGTTTTTTCTCCGAACAACTTTTCCCTACCTTTCAGTATTTCTCTTGTTTTCGTTATTGTTTGGCTTCACTCAAGAACTATCATGGATAGAACTGTTAATATTATAGCTGCAGGTGATAGATCAGATAGAAGTACTCTGTATCTCGATTATGACCCACCTGTCAACTGGGGACCAATTCTTCCCAACAATGAAGGTATTGGTATTATTATACATGCAATGGCTTTATATGTTTTGTGTGTTTTGAAACGtctatatcatgtatatatgcagGAAATAATCTGGATGTTGTAAACCTCGGAGAAACATTAGCAAATACTTATTTGggtgcagcagcagcagcagcagccatcCGAAATAACCCTACTAGATTTAATGCATCAACTAGTGTAGTGTCAGACAGTAATGGATGGAGAGAGACCCTGAGAGAAGCTGATACTGGTTTGGATGCAGCGGCAGGCACCCGAAATACCCAAGCTACTAGATTGAATGCAGGTATTCGAGGGTTACAAattggagggagagagagtgttAATCGAGAGGGAAGGATATTCCAGTTGATGAATGACGTCGATAAACAGCCCCTCTTTAATAAGCTAATTGAGTCAGCCGATGTCTCTTTGTTGACGCGGTTTGTAGCCAAGATAGTTTCGCAGCCTGAATCACTTATCAAGGCATCTCTTAATTCACATGGGTAATTTACTCTtcatctttaacttttttttttagtattattattatatataaagggCACATATGTACTCTGCTTCaaataatacatttttacaAATACTTGTAAACCCGAGTTCAACACTTGTCACAACATCTCTAAGTTTTGTGCTTGTCATTTTGCTGAACTGATTGTCATGCAAATATCACCGTATGGGCAGCGTAAAATCAGTTCGGAAGCTTATCAAAGTGCTTGGAAAGACTAGCTTGGTTTCTGATATGAATACAGCTCTCTGCACTGACAATGGATTCTATAGATTGATGACACATCCAATCGGATCTTCTGTTATATTAAAGTGTCTGGATGTAGCTAGTTCTGAGCAAAACAAGGTAATTCCCATTTACTATTTGTTGAAATTACTGACTTAGATGCTATATATACCCCCTTATTTTAGTTTCTcgagaaaataaagaaacttgAAGTTTGACTGAAGAAATTCTATAAAGATCTGCAATATTGTGGCTGGAGCATTGATTCACTACCCGTTGCCATACAGCTTGTAGTGTTTGAGAATTTGATCtcgtcctagctagctagttaccTATCATTGCCAACACTGTTGAGTTTTAGGAAGCCATACTGCATAATTTCTTCTAGTTTATTTTGCATCAATGTGACTTCGTCTTTCCTGTTCAGTTGCTATACGAAGCAGCCATAATGTACTGTCTCGAACTGGCCAAACATGAAAGAGGATGCATAAACTTGAAAAAGTTCATCACATCTAGCAGAGGCCAAGGCAGACAACAACTCCTAGATTTTATTGCAGGACATTCGTTGTACCTCTCTCAAGATCCCACTGGGTACTTCCCATTAATCACTCTTCTTCTGATCTATTCctattttgtgcataaagttCTGTGCTTTTTGTCATATTGAGTTGGTTTAATTTTTCGAGTTTTCCAGGAACTATGTCTTGCAGCATGTCCTTGCACTTCATGATCCTGCCTTGACTAATAAGATCTGCTCTGTTCTGAGAGGCCACTATGTACATATTTCTTTACAGAAAGGTGGCAGTCATGTGGTAGAGAGATGCTTGGAATCTTCAGGAATGGAATATGTGCTTGGGGAACTTCTCAAGACTGACAATGTTCACGAACTCTTACAACTTGCTCGAAATCGTTATGGGAACTATGTGGTCCAAGCAGCTCTGATAGCCACAAAGGTATCCATTTTGAATTGCATACCCAGGGATGATATTatccattgagaaatgtttgaTTCACAAAGAGACCtcacaataataatttttacaaacacaTGTACTCTGTAAAAtttaaagtaaatctaacgaatCGGTTTATGGGTTTTACTTTTAATTGTAAGATCTTTTGTGACCTAGCACTACTCTAATAGGTTTTATATATACCTAGGCAAGTTATTGTTTCAAGTCCTGCTAGCATGCTGCCCAGCGGTCAAAGTTGGGCGTGTCCTCTagcacaaaattatttttttaatatatttaaatattttgaaaaaaaaataccaatacactaaaaatcattttcttaattattaagtaaaaaaaaatttaaatacataagcAGTCAAAATGAGGAGGCAAACTCAGGCAACatactaacattttcctattgttttttatatgtaaaaacaaATAGTACAATTGGTAAGATTTCACTCTCATGTGAgacataaaatacataaaatatgacCTACAACATTTATTGTTATCCGTACAAATATTTCAAGCAAAATGTAAAGAGCAAGTTAAATGGTCTTTGAGGAACTTCGATCCGTATCACAAACCCTATATATGTGCTTCGTTTCAAATGCAGTATATTCAATTTAAATGGTCTTTCAATCTGCATGGCTATAAGTAAATTATCCTCCCTTACTTTAGCAATATACATAGCATATAAAGTCTGAATTTTCCCATTTTCTGTCTTCCAGCGTGCAGGTAGTCCCTCCTTTCAAATGCTTCTATGGCTCCTGCAACAGCATTCGTATGCTCTCCAATCAGGATACGGATGCAATGTCTTGAAGCTGATTGCACGTGAGGATTGCAGAAACAAGATACAACTTTGATCGTGAAAGTAGTAGATCGAGTGTTCTATTTTTGTTGAGATTCTCTGTTATTTTTGGGATTAGTTGAGTTGCTTCTTTGtagttaattaatattgtagtGTGAATAGGATCATGTCTGCTTACTCTCAAGTGGACTGTGTAGGTTGAAAGGTCTCTCCagtctccatttttttttaatgtatttgcagtaaattttgttataaatatatttcaagcTGCTGTCTTTAATTTTGTTATGGATATaggatttgttttcctttggaTAAGAAACTTGGATGCAGGGATGTCAAATCGTATTAACGGactgtatatattatactatatagttcAATCTGAACATGATAGCTTAACGGGTAAGATTTCCAAACCCTAACATGACCCATTAAAATAAGTGATTGACATGACATGATCCGttatgaataaattaaaaatgttatagttgtaattttgagtaaaaacTTTAATAGGTCTAAACGGATCACTAACAGGTTAAGTGGGTTGACCGATTAGTGAACCATTAATTAATTgtgtcttaatgggtcaacctgttttgactTGAACCCGTTAACATCAAATCTAAACTTGTTAATTTTGTATCGTGTTTATGTTGAATTAACGGATCGTGTCAAATATTATCATCCCTACTTGGATGATGACCCTTTAAGGGCTGGTTTGCTTTCTAagataaaactcaaaattttggaAACTTTAAAAAcctctcatcattacaactttttaaaatctccacacaaaataaaataaaaaattcaacttttttaaatcccaaaacaaaaataatattaaaaaatatattctaacaatattttattcaatttttttactttaatctcaactcatctcatttcatatctgaaaacaaacgagaaatGAGATCAATTATGCCTTTAGAAAAGtcgaaataataatattttttatatcccaCTAAAATGTGATTGAgtgtaaataagttgaaatatatgtttgaatgtatgaagtaaatttagatgtgtttaactttaaaaaattgaaaaaatagtaggtTCCATCAAAGATTAGTTTGAGATTGATTGAAGTGATCTTGACATCCAAACATAGATAGTTTTGGTTTAATAAAACTCTATGATGCTATCTGATCAAGAGATTTTGTttgattcattattttcatgtttacatgttgaaaccaaaaaaattaaaagaaataattctaaaaatcttatataaataaaatatataggatatttcttaagaaaaaaaaataattctttttataaatcctataaataaactaaacgtggaaatcatattaaaagaaattgtaTCATACACCACATTATTTCCAAACGTGAATTTAATCATATTCTTAAAATGCTTTTACTCCCAAACATTATATTAATGTAAACGGCAAAGAGAATGTTAGATTTAAGGAATCAAATTTGGTCAAATTAGAGGTGGTAATATATGACACGATTTGTAAACTCGACATGAACACAATATGAAATAAGCGAGTTTGGGTTTGCATCAAAGCGGATTGACttgataaaatatgattaaCAAACGGGTCGGGTCAACCAGTAATCAACccatataacataaataaattctattttcaaattttataaatacttagttttatattatttttttgttgttggaatataatattaatattagtatgacACTATGACTACTTaatatctcatattattaaacttctttagtttttatgaaattttattttataaaaatattaattttcttatatattattggtttggatattgaaaataaaatattttattatgaatctAGATGTAATaatgaatgatttatatagttatcattgtattgtatataaaattatattagttgagttaaaaaaataaatatatacgtCAATTTAATCTATTAATATGAAACGGATTAAACGGTTTGGAGCAAGTGAAGCGAATTGAAACGGATTAAATTGATTGTGTCCAAATTAGcccaataaaagaaattattaaacgGATTAAACATGTTGTTTCGTGTCACCTGTAATTTATATGAGtggtattaatattttataatctgatatgtttaatagatttattcataaaatctaAGGGAGCTGCTGGAGCCACCAAGGAAATCCACCAAGGATTTCTACTGAGTgtgtaaaactttttttttcttattaaagcatttttaatgtatttaaaaaaataaaatacaaaaaataaaaaatacaatactaaaatataaacaaacacaaatcttaaaaaaaaatgacactttCTCAGGGTCTAGCATTTtctaaagaataatgctactcccCATTGATAATGGTCACTGAGAGTggtcatcatttttttttttttcatttaatggttaaggaaatgtttttaatttttatttatgttctttttaaaaaaaaaatgtttaaaaaggtataaaaagtatttgaaaaaaaaaccaaaaaaaataagacaCATCCGGTTGCCACTCTACTAGTAGGCCCTCCAGCATTTATACCGCTAGTTGaaagttgttgtttttttttttttcctttttttttaacatatttaattattaaaaaatatatatgacttcactgataatcaattttttaatcactaaataacaaaattaaaatattcaaacgtTAATTTTGAATAAGTTAATTAGtaatattcttttcaaaatttaatattcatgattttatgaaacaTTAATACGACACATAGATTAAAACTCAAAAGATTTAAGTTGTGTTTGATTATTGAATtaaattcaactcatttcaaattaattattgatgaaattaattatttttttaatttcttataaaaaaattaaattcatctcaacttatttaatatattttaacttaaaaaattaaacttatctcaattttaaaaaattaaattcatttcaataaaatacataaaatattactattcccCATTCAATTAACTCATATGAACATCAACATTCTTAACTTTGGGCCCTTTCAGTTTCCGAAGACGGACACCAAGCTTTCCTTGGCGGCGGGCGCACAGGTGGCTCTTTTAATGGCCAACAGCAGCTATAAAACAATCCTCTCAAAACCCAAAAAGCGAGTAAATTTTAGGGTTTGTCTTTCCCTTCTGCCGACTCCTAGTTCTCTCAGTCTCACTGTTGTATCGAATTGTACTATACAAAGCCTCACATCCTGCAcacctatttaaaaatatgtgattttatttttttatcctcatatttcttattgaatttatgaaaataaaataataaaatcacgtATTTTTAAATAGGTATACAAGATGTGgagcttatgtttagaatttttccaaCTGTATCTTCTACTCCACATCATGCGTCACCGTCCCATGCCTTAAGATGGCATAAGGTGCAGAATTTGCTTGctgattttaagatttttgcCTAAAAGTTGACGTGGGTTTCTACCTTTGGCTctgtaaaaatgattatatcgTGACAGGGGATTTTAGATCCAATCCCTTACTTGTTAAGGAGCAAACTTTTTGTCCTTTGTGTTTGCAAATTCCAAAGTTAATGTCACAAAGAAATGCCCGTTGACGTTGACGGTCTTCCCAATAGAATCTATTGGGAGCTCCTCCGTCGCCGGGCGGTCTCATATTCCATCGCCTTGTGGAGCAGCGTTGCTGCCTTTACCATTTGGGACTGGCCATGAGACATACATTagatttttcctcttttgttttagtgtttgaATGTTGCCGATGGTAGATTGTAAAACAAAATACCATCTTTCGGGACTGAATGGCTTATTTCTGCCTTGCTTTATCTTCAAACATTCTGAAGAAACTGTAGTTGATTTCTTGAAGTTGATCTTCTGTCTTTTAAAGCACAAGCACAAATGGCAAACATAGCCTTTTCCTTTTGGTTTATTTGTGGACATATTTTTATACCAAATTGACTAAAAATGGGAGatttcttcttcacattttgtttcatttgaattgcctttattttcttaaatagaaAAGGTTCAATTATCATGttcgaatttttttatattcccAAAAGTGCCATGCGAGATATCAACAAAATGATGCGGAGATTTTGGTTTGTTGAGGACATCCAGAAGAAGAGAATAGAATTCATTGTGTCGATTGAGCGAGTATGGGCAAAGACAGATATTGGAGGTCTCGGGTTCAGGGATGCACAACACGAGGAGGTGGCAGGAAGAACTTGATTCACACTATATTTAAGGaacctaatttttttatatgcatatgaaaattatattttttgaaaattgattttgcaagAAAAATTCTGCTACATCCTCTTAGATCACACTATAGTTTGAAAAATTCACACTATATTGTTTGTTCTTAGATCATATGCTGGTGGGTTTGTAGAGGATGACCAACAAAGGAAACTTGCTCTTCCAAAACCAAAATTACCAAACGGGCAGTGCCCATCTGGATTTCTTGATTATGCAGTAAACATGATCAATTTGGAAGGGagaaatttatcttatctcactgCCAGTGGATATGGTTTACGAGAGACATTATTCTATGGACTCTTTTCTCGTCTGCAAATATACAGAACC contains:
- the LOC109014041 gene encoding protein DEFECTIVE IN MERISTEM SILENCING 3-like; its protein translation is MHNTRRSYAGGFVEDDQQRKLALPKPKLPNGQCPSGFLDYAVNMINLEGRNLSYLTASGYGLRETLFYGLFSRLQIYRTRSEMLLALSCITDGVLSLDGGMIKKSGVFALVAGKI
- the LOC109014039 gene encoding putative pumilio homolog 7, chloroplastic, producing MDRTVNIIAAGDRSDRSTLYLDYDPPVNWGPILPNNEGNNLDVVNLGETLANTYLGAAAAAAAIRNNPTRFNASTSVVSDSNGWRETLREADTGLDAAAGTRNTQATRLNAGIRGLQIGGRESVNREGRIFQLMNDVDKQPLFNKLIESADVSLLTRFVAKIVSQPESLIKASLNSHGVKSVRKLIKVLGKTSLVSDMNTALCTDNGFYRLMTHPIGSSVILKCLDVASSEQNKLLYEAAIMYCLELAKHERGCINLKKFITSSRGQGRQQLLDFIAGHSLYLSQDPTGNYVLQHVLALHDPALTNKICSVLRGHYVHISLQKGGSHVVERCLESSGMEYVLGELLKTDNVHELLQLARNRYGNYVVQAALIATKRAGSPSFQMLLWLLQQHSYALQSGYGCNVLKLIAREDCRNKIQL